In Ardenticatena maritima, a single genomic region encodes these proteins:
- a CDS encoding cupin domain-containing protein: MPRKAQIFNIHDLERYDEEPLTNVFLFREEEFWACILYFRPGQVLRRHSHEHEHEVFDVLAGHGTIWLDGEAVQTRPGDVIFVPAGVEHGFENTGDEPWIIRATIHERTYARQALQRAILKRLGKLER; the protein is encoded by the coding sequence ATGCCGCGTAAGGCACAGATATTCAACATCCACGACCTGGAACGCTACGACGAAGAACCGTTGACGAATGTTTTTCTGTTCCGCGAAGAGGAGTTTTGGGCCTGCATTCTCTACTTCCGCCCCGGCCAAGTGTTGCGGCGGCACAGCCACGAACACGAACATGAAGTGTTTGACGTGCTCGCCGGGCATGGCACAATCTGGCTGGATGGTGAAGCGGTACAAACGCGCCCAGGTGATGTGATTTTCGTCCCGGCGGGTGTGGAGCATGGGTTTGAAAACACGGGTGATGAGCCGTGGATCATCCGCGCCACCATTCACGAACGCACGTATGCACGTCAGGCGTTGCAACGCGCCATCCTCAAACGTCTTGGCAAACTTGAACGTTGA
- a CDS encoding DUF1858 domain-containing protein produces MSPKISPDTTVATLFQQEPRLAPFFVENGLHCVGCMMDMFCTLAQVEAFYELPNFVERVQAALQALASSAPLPPTNHSATWETHDDAP; encoded by the coding sequence ATGAGTCCCAAAATATCGCCGGATACAACTGTGGCAACGCTGTTTCAGCAAGAACCACGCCTCGCTCCCTTTTTTGTGGAAAATGGATTGCACTGTGTCGGGTGCATGATGGACATGTTTTGCACGCTGGCGCAGGTAGAAGCCTTCTACGAATTGCCCAATTTTGTCGAACGGGTACAGGCGGCGCTGCAAGCGCTGGCGTCATCAGCGCCGCTTCCCCCCACCAACCACTCGGCAACATGGGAGACGCACGATGACGCGCCGTGA
- a CDS encoding DUF4149 domain-containing protein, whose amino-acid sequence MKALYIASVWLHILAAMLWLGGMLYLVFVLVPVLRRQTYGGIAGRFLHEMGVQFRNLGWVCFGLLLASGTFNLAYRGYGWADIWNGRLWQGPFGRAFAIKMVLFTLILIASALHDFWIGPKATAAMRQNPTDPATLRLRRQAGLFGRFNLLLGLLVVFMAVMMVRGWF is encoded by the coding sequence ATGAAAGCACTCTACATCGCATCCGTTTGGTTGCACATTCTGGCCGCCATGCTCTGGCTGGGTGGCATGCTCTATTTGGTGTTTGTCCTGGTGCCGGTGCTCCGCCGCCAAACGTATGGTGGTATCGCGGGGCGTTTTCTGCATGAAATGGGCGTCCAGTTCCGCAATCTTGGGTGGGTCTGTTTTGGCTTGCTTCTTGCGAGCGGCACGTTCAATCTCGCCTATCGCGGGTATGGCTGGGCGGATATCTGGAATGGGCGGCTCTGGCAAGGGCCTTTTGGGCGCGCCTTTGCCATCAAAATGGTGCTTTTCACGCTCATTCTGATTGCCAGCGCCCTTCATGACTTCTGGATTGGCCCCAAAGCCACCGCCGCCATGCGCCAAAACCCAACAGACCCCGCGACGCTACGCTTACGGCGGCAAGCAGGGCTTTTTGGGCGCTTCAACCTGCTGTTGGGGTTGCTTGTGGTCTTCATGGCGGTCATGATGGTGCGCGGCTGGTTCTAA
- a CDS encoding DUF2249 domain-containing protein, whose translation MSTAIKELDVRTIPPRERHPLIFQTFDALAPGEAFILVNDHDPKPLFYQFSFEREGQFTWTYLEEGPDVWRVQIGKV comes from the coding sequence ATGTCAACAGCAATCAAGGAACTCGACGTCCGCACCATTCCGCCCCGCGAGCGGCATCCTTTGATTTTCCAGACATTTGATGCACTTGCGCCGGGCGAAGCGTTCATCCTGGTCAACGACCACGACCCCAAACCGCTCTTCTACCAATTTTCTTTCGAGCGCGAGGGGCAATTTACGTGGACCTATCTAGAAGAAGGTCCTGACGTCTGGCGTGTTCAGATTGGCAAGGTATAA
- a CDS encoding metal-sulfur cluster assembly factor, with product MVAEKEVWEALKQVIDPELGVNIVDLGLVYEVHCTPEGRVQVKMTMTTPACPLSRYLTDAVEAALWRLDGVSAVDVQLVWDPPWHAGMMTEEAKRALGWIR from the coding sequence ATGGTTGCCGAAAAAGAGGTGTGGGAGGCTTTGAAGCAGGTGATTGACCCGGAATTGGGCGTCAATATCGTGGATTTGGGGTTGGTGTATGAGGTGCATTGCACGCCGGAAGGGCGCGTGCAGGTCAAAATGACGATGACGACGCCCGCGTGTCCGCTTTCGCGCTATTTGACGGATGCTGTGGAAGCGGCGCTCTGGCGGTTGGATGGTGTCTCGGCGGTGGATGTGCAGTTGGTGTGGGACCCGCCATGGCATGCCGGCATGATGACAGAAGAAGCCAAGCGAGCATTGGGGTGGATACGATGA
- a CDS encoding Mrp/NBP35 family ATP-binding protein, translating into MNEQELKQRVWQALKRITYPGYTRDIVSFGLVERVHVEGRQVTVSLMLSHLPAQRQEEVMRLVQEALGALPDDVVIRVEHATQQAVSASQDPSHARPPTVRRVLAVGSGKGGVGKSTVSVNLAVALARLGLRVGLLDADVYGPNVPRMMGVDTLPPRRQRGRIPTAEAYGVRLISVGFMVQPNQAIAWRGPMTDKLIRQFLADVEWGDLDVLVVDLPPGTGDIAMALAKYGRPEGALLVVTPQAVAWDDALKAATMFHKLDIPLLGFVENMAYFVCDECGKRHLFFPQNRPAPEVLGGEWQPLAQLPFDPALAFAGDAGRPVAADENSPLADAFMALARRVALRLDLPLNKDAEEGAHA; encoded by the coding sequence ATGAACGAACAAGAATTGAAACAACGGGTTTGGCAAGCGTTGAAGCGCATTACATACCCTGGCTATACACGCGACATTGTTTCTTTCGGGTTGGTGGAGCGCGTGCATGTTGAAGGGCGTCAGGTGACGGTCTCGTTGATGCTTTCGCATTTGCCCGCCCAGCGCCAGGAAGAGGTGATGCGCCTGGTGCAAGAGGCGTTGGGGGCGTTGCCCGATGATGTGGTAATTCGCGTTGAGCACGCAACACAGCAGGCGGTTTCTGCATCACAAGACCCGTCGCATGCGCGCCCGCCCACGGTTCGGCGTGTGTTGGCTGTGGGAAGTGGCAAGGGGGGCGTTGGCAAATCCACAGTGAGCGTCAATCTGGCGGTTGCGCTTGCGCGGTTGGGGTTGCGCGTGGGCTTGTTGGATGCCGATGTGTATGGACCCAATGTGCCGCGCATGATGGGGGTGGATACGTTGCCGCCGCGCCGCCAGCGGGGGCGTATTCCCACGGCGGAAGCGTATGGCGTGCGCTTGATTTCGGTGGGCTTTATGGTGCAGCCCAACCAGGCGATTGCCTGGCGCGGTCCCATGACGGATAAACTCATTCGTCAGTTCCTGGCGGATGTGGAATGGGGCGACCTCGACGTGTTGGTGGTGGATTTGCCGCCTGGGACGGGGGATATTGCCATGGCGCTGGCAAAATACGGGCGACCTGAGGGGGCGCTTCTTGTTGTCACACCGCAGGCTGTCGCATGGGACGACGCCTTGAAAGCGGCAACGATGTTCCACAAATTGGATATACCGCTTCTGGGGTTTGTGGAGAATATGGCGTATTTTGTGTGTGATGAATGCGGGAAGCGGCACCTGTTCTTCCCACAAAATCGCCCTGCGCCCGAAGTGCTTGGCGGCGAGTGGCAGCCGCTTGCCCAATTGCCCTTTGACCCGGCGCTGGCGTTTGCCGGTGATGCAGGGCGTCCCGTCGCGGCGGATGAAAACTCGCCCTTGGCGGATGCGTTTATGGCGCTGGCGCGGCGCGTGGCTTTGCGGCTTGATTTGCCGCTGAACAAGGACGCTGAAGAAGGAGCGCATGCATGA
- the ybeY gene encoding rRNA maturation RNase YbeY, which yields MLHLHVDPQFADLIDEERLHRAVETALRAEQAPPHAALSLVIVGDEEMSRLHLHFRGEEGPTDVLTFPADEMPAEADEEIYLGDIIVCWPQAERQAAEYGGHQPHEELELLAVHGVLHLLGYDDEEETARRAMWARQAAIMEQLGLGHIAPRDGSSTSSSTPSTPPHTR from the coding sequence ATGCTTCATCTGCACGTTGACCCACAATTTGCCGATTTGATTGACGAAGAGCGCCTGCACCGCGCCGTCGAAACGGCGTTGCGTGCCGAACAAGCGCCCCCCCATGCGGCGCTTTCACTTGTCATCGTTGGCGATGAGGAGATGAGCCGCCTGCATCTCCACTTCCGCGGCGAAGAGGGTCCCACCGACGTCCTCACGTTTCCCGCCGATGAAATGCCCGCCGAAGCCGACGAGGAAATCTACTTGGGGGATATTATCGTATGCTGGCCGCAGGCGGAGCGCCAAGCCGCCGAATACGGCGGCCACCAGCCCCATGAAGAATTGGAACTGCTCGCGGTGCACGGCGTCCTGCACCTGCTAGGCTACGACGACGAAGAGGAAACCGCCCGACGCGCCATGTGGGCACGTCAGGCGGCAATTATGGAGCAATTGGGGCTGGGGCATATTGCCCCGCGCGACGGCTCATCCACATCGTCATCCACACCCAGCACGCCGCCACACACGCGATGA
- a CDS encoding HD family phosphohydrolase, whose product MTEPHIAIPLPQQKTPPTSRLTWRQTSIGLVLLLAFWAALLIIFFANDFIGARPLKAGNVSPVDIRAPRRISYISNIRTERAREQAANLVADIYTPPDRSIALQQLRTAQDIANVLSNIRQSSSLTLEEKRRQIEEIEPVPFSPDAIDTILQLDETRWQRVVSEVQRILDQLYRRGVREDQVEARRREISSQISTTMSDAESLIIEEWVAALLVPNSFLDIEATENARENARQNVQPVEVHLEQGQSIVRAGEVVQPEHVEALEALGLQSSTPSRQQIASTALLLGLLVLIVGLYTARLHPYTWQQPRYLFAYLGILAGAAGLASLFLDAETALVYLVPLSAGIMVLAGVLSIDLAIVASLVMTVLVFDMTRSYELSLYTLLGSSVGALAMWQLDRLQGFVRAGLLVGLTNVATLLVFALRDTSMEQSLSMISHLGAALGNGLLSAAITLASFYVLGQFLGVTTFLQLWELSRPNHPLLRELLLTAPGTYHHSIVVGNLAERAADAIGADSLLVRVAAYYHDIGKTKNPVFFVENQTGTLNPHDELNNPWESAKIIIGHVTDGIKIARKHRLPRRIIDLIAQHHGTTMVSYFYRVAVREYGEENVNPADFTYPGPRPQSVEAAILMLADSVEAIARAEKPATADAIDDLVCSVIAQKLQEGQLVDTNLTLQDLEQIRQAFIKTLMSIYHPRIKYPKPAPRQDFINLVHVPLDELTPDAEVAHASSAR is encoded by the coding sequence ATGACTGAACCGCACATTGCCATACCACTCCCACAACAAAAAACGCCGCCCACATCACGCCTGACCTGGCGGCAGACCTCTATCGGTCTGGTGCTGTTGTTGGCGTTTTGGGCGGCTTTGCTGATTATTTTCTTCGCAAACGACTTTATCGGGGCGCGACCACTCAAAGCGGGGAACGTCAGCCCCGTGGATATTCGCGCCCCGCGCCGCATTTCCTACATTAGTAATATCCGCACCGAACGCGCACGCGAGCAAGCCGCCAATCTTGTCGCCGACATCTACACCCCACCCGACCGCTCCATTGCCTTGCAACAATTGCGCACCGCGCAAGATATCGCCAATGTGCTGAGCAATATCCGCCAGTCGTCTTCGCTGACCTTGGAAGAGAAACGCCGCCAGATTGAAGAAATCGAACCCGTTCCCTTTTCGCCAGACGCCATTGACACCATTTTGCAACTCGATGAGACAAGATGGCAACGGGTTGTCAGCGAGGTGCAGCGTATTCTCGACCAACTCTATCGGCGCGGTGTGCGCGAAGACCAGGTGGAAGCGCGTCGCCGTGAAATCAGTTCGCAAATTAGCACGACCATGAGCGACGCCGAAAGCCTGATTATCGAAGAATGGGTCGCGGCGCTCCTGGTGCCCAACAGTTTCCTCGATATCGAAGCCACCGAAAACGCCCGCGAAAACGCCCGCCAGAATGTCCAGCCGGTTGAGGTGCATCTGGAACAGGGGCAAAGCATTGTACGCGCGGGTGAGGTGGTTCAACCTGAACACGTTGAAGCGCTCGAAGCGCTGGGACTGCAATCGTCCACCCCCTCGCGCCAGCAAATCGCCAGCACTGCCTTGCTCCTGGGGTTGCTGGTGCTCATCGTCGGGCTGTACACTGCACGGCTGCACCCCTACACGTGGCAACAACCGCGCTACCTGTTCGCCTACCTTGGCATTCTGGCAGGGGCGGCGGGGTTGGCTTCGTTGTTCCTCGATGCCGAAACGGCGCTGGTCTATCTTGTGCCGCTTTCCGCGGGCATCATGGTGCTAGCGGGTGTGCTGAGCATTGACCTGGCGATTGTCGCCAGCCTGGTGATGACGGTGCTGGTGTTCGACATGACCCGCTCCTACGAACTCAGCCTCTACACGCTTTTGGGAAGCAGTGTCGGCGCACTCGCCATGTGGCAACTCGACCGCCTGCAAGGGTTTGTGCGCGCGGGGCTGCTGGTGGGGCTGACCAACGTGGCGACGTTGCTGGTGTTTGCCCTGCGAGACACCAGCATGGAGCAATCGCTTTCCATGATTTCGCATCTGGGCGCCGCTCTGGGGAACGGGTTGCTCAGCGCCGCCATCACGCTGGCGAGTTTCTACGTGCTGGGGCAATTCCTGGGCGTCACAACCTTCTTGCAACTTTGGGAACTCTCACGCCCCAACCATCCCTTGCTGCGCGAACTCTTGCTCACCGCCCCCGGTACCTACCACCATTCGATTGTGGTGGGCAACCTGGCTGAACGTGCCGCCGACGCGATCGGCGCGGATTCGCTTCTGGTGCGTGTGGCGGCCTACTACCACGACATCGGGAAAACCAAAAACCCCGTCTTTTTCGTGGAAAACCAAACCGGCACGCTCAACCCCCACGACGAACTCAACAACCCATGGGAAAGCGCCAAAATCATCATCGGGCACGTCACGGACGGCATCAAAATTGCGCGCAAACATCGCTTGCCGCGTCGCATCATTGACTTGATCGCCCAACACCACGGGACAACCATGGTCTCCTATTTTTACCGCGTGGCGGTGCGCGAATACGGCGAAGAAAACGTAAACCCCGCCGATTTCACCTACCCCGGCCCACGCCCGCAAAGCGTCGAAGCCGCCATTCTCATGCTGGCGGATTCGGTCGAAGCCATTGCCCGCGCCGAAAAACCCGCCACCGCCGACGCCATTGACGACCTGGTCTGCTCGGTCATTGCCCAAAAATTGCAAGAAGGGCAACTCGTTGACACCAATCTGACCTTGCAAGACCTGGAACAAATCCGCCAGGCGTTCATCAAAACGCTGATGAGCATCTACCATCCGCGCATCAAATACCCAAAACCGGCACCGCGCCAAGACTTCATCAACCTGGTACACGTCCCGCTTGACGAACTAACCCCCGACGCCGAGGTGGCTCATGCTTCATCTGCACGTTGA
- a CDS encoding GatB/YqeY domain-containing protein, with the protein MSLKERLQQDLKEALRNRDDVRRNTIRLLLTAIKNAEIEHGGELSDEQIVQLLQKQAKQRRDSIEQYRQGGREDLVAEESAELAIIEEYLPEQLSEDEIRAEALAQIEAVGATSPRDMGKVMGPLMAKLRGRADGALVQKVVRELLAERSAS; encoded by the coding sequence ATGAGCCTGAAAGAACGTTTGCAACAAGACCTGAAAGAAGCCTTGCGCAATCGTGATGACGTGCGCCGCAACACCATTCGATTGCTGCTCACCGCCATCAAAAACGCCGAAATCGAACATGGCGGTGAACTGAGCGACGAACAAATCGTGCAATTGCTGCAAAAGCAAGCCAAGCAGCGGCGCGATTCCATCGAGCAATATCGGCAAGGGGGGCGCGAGGATTTGGTGGCCGAAGAAAGCGCCGAACTCGCCATCATCGAAGAATATCTGCCCGAACAATTGAGCGAGGATGAAATCCGCGCCGAAGCGCTTGCGCAAATTGAAGCCGTTGGCGCCACAAGCCCGCGCGATATGGGCAAAGTCATGGGGCCGCTCATGGCGAAACTGCGTGGGCGCGCCGACGGGGCGTTGGTGCAAAAGGTTGTACGCGAATTGTTAGCCGAACGCTCGGCATCCTAA
- a CDS encoding histidine triad nucleotide-binding protein, with protein sequence MSQDCIFCKIVQGEIPATIVYQDELATAFRDINPQAPMHVLVVPNRHIDDITALSEADEPLAGHLLRVAAQVAAQEGLATPDRGFRVLVNYGDEGGLVVHHLHVHVLGGRKMGWPPG encoded by the coding sequence ATGAGCCAGGATTGCATTTTCTGCAAAATCGTCCAGGGTGAGATTCCCGCCACGATTGTCTATCAAGACGAACTGGCGACCGCCTTTCGCGATATCAACCCGCAAGCGCCCATGCATGTGTTGGTGGTGCCCAATCGGCACATTGACGATATCACCGCCCTGAGCGAGGCGGATGAGCCACTGGCGGGGCATCTCCTGCGTGTAGCGGCGCAAGTCGCCGCCCAAGAGGGGCTTGCCACACCCGACCGCGGCTTCCGCGTACTCGTCAACTATGGCGATGAAGGGGGGCTGGTCGTGCATCACCTGCACGTACACGTGCTGGGTGGGCGCAAAATGGGGTGGCCGCCAGGCTGA